In Candidatus Manganitrophus morganii, the genomic window ACATTCAGTTGCGGGTAACGTTCTTTTGCCTCCACTGCCGCCATACATCCGGCGGTTCCCCCGCCGATGATGAGGATATCGGTCTCGATGATCTTCCGTTCCATAGGCTCCTTTCTGTTGTTACATTTGCTGAGATTGATTATTCTTTCTGGCTCCATCGGCTCTCTACCGGAGAGATGCCCTGAACCGAAGGGATCACCTCCGGTGTTATCTCTGGATTTTCGGATTGGATCTCAATCGGTTTGCGCCGGGTAAAGAAGGTGTAGAGAAGATAGCCGTCGACCACGAGCGCGGAGAGCATTACGCCGTAGGCAAACGGGCTGACGATCAGTTGCAAATCAATCAAAACCCGGGAGAGGCCGAAACCGACGACCCAGACATCGAAGCTCATGCAGATACGACGGAAGGTTTCCGCGTCCATCTGTCGAATCAAGAAGGCGCCGACCGGGATGCCGATGATCACACTCGGAATGATGGTCGAGAGGATCGCCTTGCTTTCGATCGAATAAAGCCCCAGATAGTAATAAGCGAGGGCGGTCAGGCTCGACTCGGCGACGCGGATAATTCCGAGGGCGGCGCGAAACTCCTTTTTCACGAAACCTTGGTTGTTAAAAAAGACGGCGAGGGGAGGGCCGGAGACGGTCGTGACGGAGTAGAGGAACCCGATGCCGGTGCCGAATGGAACGCCGAGGGCCCGCTCCGATTGGATCGGCCTCCGAATTCCCGCCGCCTGAATCAGGATCAGCGGGAGGAGAAAGAGATAGGTGAAGAACTTAATCCAGCCGGGTTGAATCGAGGAGAGGAGATAGCTGCCGATCGCCACGCCGGGCGCCAGACCGGCCAAAATCGGATAAACTCGCCGCCAAACGGTCGGAACGCTTTCTCTATTAATGATGAGGACGTAGATGTTGACGACCACTTCGATCAAGACCAGCGCCGGGTTGAGGATGCGATTGGTATAAAAAATGAGGGCGACCGGGACCGTAATTGAAGAAAAACCATACCCCAG contains:
- a CDS encoding sulfite exporter TauE/SafE family protein; translation: MNPIDISSIVLISITLIAAVVNGALGYGFSSITVPVALIFYTNRILNPALVLIEVVVNIYVLIINRESVPTVWRRVYPILAGLAPGVAIGSYLLSSIQPGWIKFFTYLFLLPLILIQAAGIRRPIQSERALGVPFGTGIGFLYSVTTVSGPPLAVFFNNQGFVKKEFRAALGIIRVAESSLTALAYYYLGLYSIESKAILSTIIPSVIIGIPVGAFLIRQMDAETFRRICMSFDVWVVGFGLSRVLIDLQLIVSPFAYGVMLSALVVDGYLLYTFFTRRKPIEIQSENPEITPEVIPSVQGISPVESRWSQKE